Sequence from the Prunus persica cultivar Lovell chromosome G5, Prunus_persica_NCBIv2, whole genome shotgun sequence genome:
CCACATTACTCTTTTCAATTGGCTAACAACAAACTcttacaaaattataaattaaaaaaaaatgcttgGAACAGAGGATATTTGGCAGACAAGAAGAAACCCATCATCTTCTCAATGGCAAGACTGGATACAGTGAAGAACCTCTCAGGACTAGTTGAATGGTTCGGGAAGAACAAGAGGCTGAGGAGTTTGGTCAATCTTGTTATAGTAGGAGGATTCTTTGACCCATCCAAATCCAAAGACAGAGAAGAAATTGCAGAAATTAAGAAGGTACATGCCTTGGTACAAGAATACAGACTGACTGGTCAGTTCAGATGGATAGCAGCTCAGACTGATCGATATCGCAACGGAGAGCTGTACCGCTGCATTGCAGATACAAGGGGAGCATTTGTGCAGCCAGCACTGTACGAAGCTTTTGGTTTAACAGTGATTGAGGCCATGAACTGTGGCTTGCCCACATTTGCAACCAACCAAGGAGGCCCTGCAGAAATTATTGTTGATGGAGTATCAGGCTTCCACATCGATCCAAACAATGGTGATGAATCCAGCAACAAAATTGCCGACTTTTTTGAGAAATGCAAGACGGATGGGGAATATTGGAACAAGATGTCAGCAGCCGGTTTGCAGCGTATATACGAATGGTAATTAGTTACTTAGAATAATGCATAAAGTTTTATGAATGAATgtcatatatttttgtttttggttgcaGCTATACATGGAAGATATATGCAAACAAAGTGTTGAACATGGGATCCACTTATGGATTCTGGAGGCAGTTGAGAAAGGAGCAAAAGCTTGCCAATCAAACATACATTCATATGTTTTACAGTCTCCTCTTTAGGAATTTGGTAAGTCCACTACTCTAACTCTGCTTGGATTTGGACTTTGCAGTATTctatatttatgcatacatacataatacattatacatatacTTACTATGAGGCAGTAAAAAGTTGTGTGTGCTTCGTACTGCAGGCAAGGAATGTAGGTGTCCCAAGTGATGGTTTCGAACAACCGACGGCCAAGGCAATAACTGCGGCTGGCCAACCAACCCCAGTTGCAccaccaacctcaccaatcCCTCAGCTGATCACTCCAACACCAAGGTTTCATAATTATTTAGATTAGTAGCTTAATTACactgcatgcatgcataatATTGTGTTATGCTACTTTGATTTCCTGTTTAATAATATGACATTGAGaattttggttagttttgaaGTGAGAATAGATATTTTAATGGCAGGGAGAGGGATGAAGGTTTGGAGGAGAAGCAGAAACAGCAGCAGCTGGGCGAACCTCGAAGCCCCACGGCTCGCTGCATCTTGAATTGCTGTTGCGTGATCATTGGTTTTCTCATCCTTGTTTACTACAAGATCAGGAATATGTACAACTACAACTAATGGAGCTTGTTTTGTTGTGTGTATTGGTGTAAGATCATCATCAACtcacaaacaaaacaaggaaTGAATGGTCATGtaaattctccaatttccaaTAAATTCAATAAACATATCATTAATTGTCACACTgtatcaatcaatcaatcaatcaatcaatcaatcaactGGACAAGAATACAGAGGGAAGGGAAAGAAAGACATAATCACAGCTCACCGTATCTGGCAGTCTGGCAGTGGCAGCCATGaatcatttaattttaagaGTTTTAAGGCAAACTCTACTGGATCCAGCCAGCAGAGCACCAAAAAGACCTAAAGCCGTAATATAAGATTCATATAAATCCAACAtcttatgaaataaaataaaaaaaactaaactgaaTCCTAAACTAGAAACTAAACTGAATCCtcgtttgtttgtttgtttgtttgtgttttaattttttaacaagtTAGAAAGTTATGTagttataaatatattaatgaattgaatttgataaatttgCACATATTTAGTGCAAACCCTCGGTGGACCACTTtggttttgaattattttttggacGTAAAAATGAAGTAAACGACGACCATGCCATTGCCAATACTGCACATGCATTTGCCCACTTGCTCTTTAAATACAAGCCATTCCATTTGTACAAAGTACTTAACATAAAGAAACATAACATTTTAATATGAAAGGTATCCCACAGTTTATCAATCAATCAACTAGGAATTTGGCTAGCCATAATTTTCTCAAGAAAGTAAATGGTTGAGTGTTTTGTTGTATTCCAAACGTCAAATAATACAGTACATATATACAGGTATAGCCTTCTATCACTCTTACTATTTAGGCTTTGAAGCCGTGATCCAATATTAGTGGGATTTGACCTACACTAATTTAGGCAAGTAAAGATTTACAAATATTTACAAAGATATTTCTTAATACTCCCCTTCAAGTTGGAGAGTGAATATCATGAAGTCCCAACTTATTGCCCAATGTCACAAACTGATCCTTCCCCAAGGCCTTTGTAAAAACATTTGCCAATTGGAAGCGTGTAGGTACATAAGAAGGACTAATTATTCCAGCTTGTAGTTTTTCTCGAATTATATGACAATCAATTTCGATGTACTTTGTATGCTTATGGAAAACAAGATTAGCTGCAATATACAAAGCTGCCTGATTATCACAAAACAATGCTGCAGGAGTTGTCTGTGGGACTTTTAAATCCTGTAGTATAAAGCATAACCAAGTCAGCTCCAAACATGTGTTGGCCATAGCTCGATATTCAGCTTTTGCTGATGATCATGAAACATTGGTTTGTTTCTTGGATTTCCATGAGATGAGTGAATTTCCAAGAAAAACATTGTATCTTGTAACTGATCTCCATataatttggggttttttgtttaatttgggTTTAATCGGGCCCAGTTAATCGGCTAGCTCTAATACCATCTCAAGAAAGTAAATGGTTGAATGTTTTGTTGTGTTCCAAACATCAAATAGtacaatacatacatacatgtataGCCTTTTATCAATCCTACTATTAAGGCTTTGAATGGGTGATTCAATATTAGTGGGATTTGACCTTCACTAATTTGTACAAGTAAAGATATTACAAATATTTACAAAGATATTTGTTAATAAATTTGGACAAATTATCTTTGTAGATATGGGATGATTTgttagaggaaaaaaaaagaaggaaatttgATTTGGGAATAAAGCTTGAATTTATGAGAcggtattattattaattttcgTCTGGCGACTCTTTGACTCTTATAAAAGTTTAATTGATGTATGTGATTAATTAGTTAATGGTCCCTTTGGTATCGTAATAATGTAGGAAATGAATGAGAGCCACCCACGACTCCACGAGATAAGACAATAAGCTTGTGGATGGAATATATTTGGGAATCTTTGAATTATAATAATACACTCGACTGGAGTATATTTGGCAAATACAATACAATGATTGATTCATATTcagatcaaaatcaaaatcaaatacgCAAATTCCCTAAACCTAGACTTTTGCCTTCCTGCCTCCTtcctcatcctcatcctcctcatcatcatgGATTCATAGATAGAGGTCGAGTTAGTcggtgagtgagtgagtgagtcgTTAGTTCTTGTAGCTGAATTTCATtgacacaaaagaaaacagtTTGAAAAGTCCTCTCCCTCCGTCGAAATATCTTTGTAAATTGTCAACatcttctctcctcttctcaatcgtattaatataatataatagagGTAGCCTAGGTAAGGGTTAAATAAAAGGGCCCATACTAATGCTATTACTactaaaaagtaaatttacggcttcttttaaaaaatttctctctttttcagaATTTTCCAAAGTCTTACAAAAATGCCAAACGCGAAGGCGGGGTCTTTGGTTTATCTATTAGACTTTCAGGCAGCCATGACTGTTGACTTCGCCATAACTCTCAAATCAATTCAGGAAAATTCTTCCTCTAGAAACTTTTACAACtccaaattctttttctttttttaaatgttgaaTAAAGCTTTTTGATTGGTGTGTGTGAAAGATTTTACATTTAGTTAGTGGACAGAACAGAAGAGGACATGACATGTATTAATTCCTAGAGACTTGTTAGAAGGGGCGGGAGGCCCCCTGCTGCCTTGTTTTTGTCTGTCCGCTATGTGCAATGATTAAGTGGTTATGTTTATATTTCAATTcaagttaaaatattataattatatatgggaTTTCGATTATCTATATTTATAGATTACGCATTTACTCGCATTTCATTAAATTTAGactattataataatttaaccttttaaaatatgacacatcatcaaatttttttttttctctaaacaGATGTTAACTATTTCTGTtagtttggaattttttttgcttcCACATTGGCGTCTGGTCCACTTAGAGCGtttcgttttttctttttcgtgttaaggtcatcttcttctttcttcctgcTTGATTGATGACCTCTCCATATATGGGTGGAAAACTGTGGTTGTATTAATCTTCAAACCCAACCAAGtaaaaaatagattttttcttttttttcatcatGCATAAACTCACAAATAAAACTTAACGTCTgtttagaaaaggaaaaaaatacttGATGATGTGTCACGTTTTAAAGGTTCGGATTATTATAATggtataaattttaagaaatattGGTAAATGCACTACCCGAGTTAGTAGTTACCTTACCTAGTACCCTCCCTCTACGGTTGCTCGCTTCGTTTTtccatttatatatttttttaaaaaaggaggGTCGGGGGTATTTTATATGTagattgttttttattttattttatgagagAGGTTTTTaggtttaaaaaaatgaagtaaTATTATAGCGCAAGGCAGGCAGCCCGGCAGAGAAGGCGAGCGATTCTAGCCAGGCAACGAGTAGTTGACTTAAACACATAAAGGATGCATAATTAGCAAAAAAAAGGAGGGAGGAAGGCTAGCCAATCCAGAATCCAGATTCCAGTTCATAAATCATAATCCTAGACGAGACATCGACCACAAGTAAGTAAGAATGAATAAGTCACCGGTAGGCGgcgaaggaggaggaggagtcTTCCATGACCCTGAAGTTGACGGCAACGGCAAGGCCAATACTATTATCAATAATACAACTAGCAGTATTGATCAGAATATGAAACCAATAATATCCAGCGGCGGGATTGGGAGTGGGAGTGGATTGGTgacgatgaagaagatgaatattGTACGGATGACACTGCTGTTTGTGGGGATGACTGTGGCTTGCTTTATTTTCTACAATTCTGTCTTTCCTTCAAGATTTCTCTCCATATCCTTATATGACTACACCGGAACCACATATTCTCAGGCAAGTCAACTTCTTTTCTGCCATCAATCAAATTCCAATATTCAAACTCCTCTGGATCATGTCTTGAttccaattcttttttatttttcttttgggggaGTCATAATCCCAATCCCAACACCGGCATGCTCTGCTCTGCTctacttttacttttacttgTACTTTTACTTGTTGTGTTGTGTGATGAAGattcataatattattattatacacAGATGAGCATGACAAATTGACAATCAAATACTAGTCGCACACTGGTGGATTCTTTTTCCGGTCAAAGCTGCTGTAATTTCATTCCAAACTAAGCCAGCCTTTGTAAATTCTAATATCTTCATTGGATCCATCCATGGATTCCATGCCATCCCACCTTTCTCATTCAATCAATGCTTGCTTCATTTGGATTCTTtacttttctgttttctcttcTTAGTTTACATGATTATATCGTTGTTTGTATCCTCtgtctttttttgtgtgtgtgtggatgCTAGCTCTTTCAATTCAACTTCAACCaatgaatttcactcaaaaagacATAATGCTTTTCCACATGTATGCCCGGCTGTCCACTGCGGTGGCCTTTACTCCCCTTGGGCGTGGGGCCTGCCCAGCCTGGGCCCATCTTATCTTATGCAATTCCTTCCACTACCAACACTACAAGGTGGTTGGTTGGTTAAATGATTAAATCCAATCCTTTTCCACTGCGGGTTTGATCTTGACTCGATGATGCAAATTGCAATTGCAGGGCAACGACCATCTATTGGATGCGGTTCTGAAAAATGCATCCATGAAGGACAGAACCATTCTGGTAACTACATTAAACGATGCTTGGGCTGAACCCAATTCCATATTTGATCTGTTTCTGGAGAGCTTTCACATCGGAAGCAACACCAAATGGCTGCTCAACCATCTGGTAGTGATCTGCTTGGACCAGAAAGCATATGCTCGTTGCTTAGCCTTACACCCTCACTGTTACGAGCTCTACACTCAAGGTGCCAACTTCACCAGCGAGGCATCTTTTATGTCTTCCGACTACTTGCAAATGATGTGGAGACGGATCCAATTTATGTCCAAAATTCTCGAGAGAGGCTACAACTTTGTCTTTACGGTGagaaccttttttttgttctaaTATCCTTTGAGGAATGGTAGCTATGTCCccattttgtgtttttctgaTTCAAGTTGAATTTTGTCCCTACTTTTGCAATCATCCAATGCACAGGACACTGATATAATGTGGCTCCGGAATCCCTTCCCACGATTCTATCCGGATGCGGATTTTCAAATCGCATGTGATTTCTTCCTGGGTGATTCTTATAGCATAAGGAATTTGCCCAACGGAGGATTCACCTATGTCAAGTCCAGTAAGCGCACAATTTGGTTCTATAAGTTTTGGTACTTCTCCAGAAAGGCCTATCCAAAGATGCATGACCAGGACGTACTAAACAAGATCAAATCCGATCGCTTGATTTCCGATTCTGGATTGAAAATGAGGTTCTTGGACACCCAATACTTCGGTGGCTTCTGTCAGCCCAGTAAGGATTTTAACAAAGTTTGTACGATGCATGCGAATTGCTGTGTTGGTCTCGATAACAAAGTCAATGATCTTAGAATTTTGCTTCAAGTTTGGAGAAAGTTCATGGCATTGCCTCCCAACGCCGCCACCACGGCACGGACTTCATGGACCGTTCCACGAAATTGCAGGTATTcctaattaatttttgttttcatatatttttgagACTTTTACATTTGAGTCAGTCCTCATGTAGTGGGTGGGCCCCACAATCTCATGGGCCCCACGCCatgtgatgaaattgaaagcaaaataattcattttttaagCATTTTATTCTAGAACCATGCGGTTTgtctttcctttctttttatttactttttggCATTTTGTTCTGGAATCTAGAACTAGACGGTTTGATCCCTTTTACTGTTTGgctttttatttgatttccaAGTACTTCCTTCCAACGCCTTGGAAAGCACTCGTGACAAGAGAAGGGAATATTGACAAAATTCTTACGACGTGTCGTGTAGGGCTTTGTAACATATAATTTACAGGTAAgtcttgtgtatatatataactgaATTGCCTCGAATACATCTAATTTGTATACAAGAAAGAATCATGTGATGTCTCCGAAAACACTTTTACAATGTTGCATTATTTATAACGTTCCAACTAAAACAATAATTTGATATTCTTTGGTAACCAAATGGATCAACTTACGTTTTGTAATTCATATTGTCATATTTCAGGTAGAAGAAAAGGATTGTCATATGCCATATTGCCACCTTGCTCATCAATCAATTACGTCATTTTacaacttttttgtttgtatgtttgttttattttgtttcgcggaaaacaatgaaaacaaaCGAATATATAAGGATTTATTCCAGTTGTTTTAAACAATAttagtttttatatatttaaggAAGACAATATTAGTATTTTAAATCACAATATGAGCATGCATGAAGACAGATATCCACACCACACGCACATGAACTAAAGGAAATATAATCCTATGTACGAAATGACTCGCGCTTTTTTTAGCTATAGATATAGAAAAATACTAGGCATATCACATTTATATATCAAATTGTGTACcacttttttataataaagatTAGTTCTATTGTATTGGTGAACTCTACCTCTATTAAAAAAGTAGTACACAATAACAATGCGGACATGACTCAAGAGaaaaaatatcatattaatgtacatatgtatctaaaattaattcaaaagaaattagGTCCAggtccatccatccatccggGCTTTTTTCCCTAAATTAAACTAAAGAATTAGTCCATGCGGTGGTTGGGTTGTATTTATTTGGGCCTTAAATAATCAGCATGTGACATGCACGTGGTAGAACCCTTGACTTGAAGggatttgggatttagggaTTTTGGGCATCAAACCAGCCAAGaaacttgagagagagaggaaaaggaaaattggaaacaGGGAGTGAGCGAGGGAGGATAGTGACTCATAAATAactcagaagaagaagagggcaAATCAAAGATTACAAAGGAAGGGATGTCAGATCCGTTCGAGAGAGTGAAAGCAGGCAGGCTGACCTTCAAAGATGGAAGTGTGGCCACTCGCAGCAAAGCCATcgacaagaagaagaacaagaagaagaagaagaagcagcagcagcttaaTCCTAACGACGATGGCCCTAACCCTACTGGGCCCACCGACCTTGAGGTAGTGCCTGAGGACGCAGGCGCAGAAGCAGCAGCCGGAGGACCTGAGACTTACACCATTGACGCGGCGAAGCGCATGAAGTACGATCAACTCTTCCCCGTCGAGGCCAAGAAGTTCGGTTACGATCCCAAATCTGTCGCACACAAGTCCATCGAGGACGCTCTTGACGACCGTGTCAAGAAGAAAGCCGACcgctactgtaaatagatatCAATTTCACACATATCGGTTTCCtgttcttcttctgcttcccCAATTCCCAGGTCCgcccccttcttcttctttttctcgtTCAATAGTATTTCctctttatatttataattatttattattaggGTAGGGATGTGCTTTCAGTATTTCTTAATGTTTTATTGAAATTATGATTCATTGTGTGTTATActtgtttgaaatttgtttctttttgttgtcaTTTATTCTAAGCTGCTACTGgtttctttgaatttgaattgaatgaTCAATGCTTCTTTTGTTTGGAACTCTGTCCCCTTTGTATACTACCGCTTTTTGTTTATTACCATAACAAATGATCCATATTTCCTTATGAAGATTCTATAGCCCTCCTTCTCACCTATGTAAGTTGGTCACTTCTTCAAATAAccatttttctctttaatgTTCCTGAATTGTTACATGtttcttatcttttttgtACCGATAGAATAATCATGATATGCATAGCTTATGATATTTGCTCATGTGCTCTGCCGCCTATCTTCAGCTTAGAGGTCTCAACAACTGACCCTTAATTTCTTATGAGGGCTATTATCACTATCAATCATGCACCTCATCCTGCTTTACACCCATTCCCACCACAacttttttctaatttgtaCAAGTTCGTAGAAATTAGCAGCATCTAGTTAGTATCAGCTGAACCTagttaaaagttaaaacttgTTTTGGTAGGGTTGTTGAAAAGATCTTAATGTTACCTGACATGTTCCTACATCAATATCATGTTGCCTCTTGTTccttattgtttttgttgcaaGTTACTAAATTGTCTCATACCCTCCTCTTTGTTGCCTTCAACAAGTATGTGCTCATGCATGAGTACAGTAAGCTGCTCATTTGTCTCCTAACatggttttgatttaattgatggcAGGAACGGCATGGTGGAGTTGCTGAGTTTGCAGGAATTCTTATTTAGAGACTGCCATTGCATAATTGACCAAACGTACTCAGTTCTGTACTTTTAATTCAGAGATTGCTCCATGCTTACTGTACCCTTGAATATGTTCTATTAGTGGGCGTCGCTGCATCGTGTGGTTGCTCTGAatcttgttgtttgtttttaccATACCTTGTCATATTAGTTAGGCATGAATGGattcatttataattttgtacTCGCACTGCCACTTAGTCTAACAAGCTGTTAAATTTTGGCTCTTGATCTAGTCAAAGCATGAATGCGAAGTCTGCAGCCATTAGTTTAGTTGGTTGATGATCGAAAGCATATGAATTCAGAATCGATCGTTCTCCATAGAGatttgttttcgttttttctttttgtttataaaatgaaaatcgCTGTAGAGACTAGAGAGTAGGCATTGTATGCACCTACTCCTCTTAATATTACTATATTCAACTTTTAAAAATACACTTGACAAAGGagccaaagaaaaatatcgcaAATGATGCAAGTCCTGGCATGAAAACAGTTGGACATTAGCATCGAGCTGGCACATCGTGGGTACCTGGAcagaattttgtgtgtgtcaGTTATGAGATAATGTCACACTTTACTGTTGGCATTACAGTATTTGAATATGCCAGTTCCCTTCAAGATTTAGAGAACATAATTCCataaaaaagaacacaaatgGTATACAACACAAGCAAGCACCAGGagctttgaatttttcttctgCCTAGATAATTCAGGTCCTGGTCTCGTTTCGTTTGGCATCTGCTTGTCTTTTCCTATAATAGGCTGATGTAGATTGCggagattgagagagaaggCTGCAAGCTGAATATTGCAATTTGCTAgcctagaaaagaaaatagagggAAATTCAAGGAACAGCTCCACCttgcattgcaatttgcagCAAGTCAACGGAAGCACAAACAAGATGCATTGGTTTGGAtaagtgatgatgatgaatatGTAGTTTCCGCCTCAAGGGATTTGAGAGTGATCAAGTTGTCAACTTGCTTTGCGAGATTGTATCTCGATATGTGTGCCACTTCTTATATCTCTGGAACCCAGGAAGAACAGGTCTAAGTCGAGGAGCACCTGTGCACTCCAAACAGCAGCATCCTCTTAAATCCTTCACACAGTTCATACAGCATCTGAAACAGAAACGTGCTTATGTAAGTAAGCATTCAGTCTTCAACTAGTAGTAGTAGACAGACAGACTCCAACACCCAAGCCCAAACGGCTTCTCTGGACAGAAATTGGCTTTCCAAATTTTGGGAGAAAGAATAGCTGGCAAAAGGAACTTACAGATAGAGCAGGTTGCAGTCAAGATTTGCACAGTTTCTATGTCTTAACTCACAGACTTGTAAACTGCATATATAGCATTGAGCAAATGTATTGTTCTTGGAAACTTCATGCCTGTTTGGTTTAGTTATGGCTTCAGGCTTGTAGGCAGGCGgtgggagagagagacgaGAGTCAAATACAAACAAATTCCCAACCCATTGGACCGGACCTTCGTTCTCCAGATAATGAGAAACACCTCCCTTTAAGGTGTATAAGTTTTGAAAGCCCTGTTGTCTGCCACATGAAATTAAATTAGACCTATAAATGgccaaaataagaaaaattaaaaagagctACTTCCAACATTGCAACATTATCTTTCCCTCAcaaattttttcattaatcATGCAGTGCAGTTGAATGGGTGACTCTTTAACAAAGCAAATCTGTGGTGAGTGCTTGTATCGGAAAAGTACCAGATGGGAAAGGTAGCAACCATGACTAAACCAATACGCAGGCCTTCAAATTGATCACACTAATACAAAGATTGAATGATATTCACTAGCTGTTGTAGTGCAGGCGATATTCACTGGCagtaagaaatgaaaacacacacacacacacaactttTTCAATTGTGCATCGGAAACAAGTACAATTTAACCTGGTTGGTCCACGTAAAGGAAAACAGGTGGTAGAAAAAATGTTGTGTTA
This genomic interval carries:
- the LOC18777198 gene encoding uncharacterized protein At4g15970, yielding MNKSPVGGEGGGGVFHDPEVDGNGKANTIINNTTSSIDQNMKPIISSGGIGSGSGLVTMKKMNIVRMTLLFVGMTVACFIFYNSVFPSRFLSISLYDYTGTTYSQGNDHLLDAVLKNASMKDRTILVTTLNDAWAEPNSIFDLFLESFHIGSNTKWLLNHLVVICLDQKAYARCLALHPHCYELYTQGANFTSEASFMSSDYLQMMWRRIQFMSKILERGYNFVFTDTDIMWLRNPFPRFYPDADFQIACDFFLGDSYSIRNLPNGGFTYVKSSKRTIWFYKFWYFSRKAYPKMHDQDVLNKIKSDRLISDSGLKMRFLDTQYFGGFCQPSKDFNKVCTMHANCCVGLDNKVNDLRILLQVWRKFMALPPNAATTARTSWTVPRNCSTSFQRLGKHS
- the LOC18776089 gene encoding uncharacterized protein LOC18776089, which codes for MSDPFERVKAGRLTFKDGSVATRSKAIDKKKNKKKKKKQQQLNPNDDGPNPTGPTDLEVVPEDAGAEAAAGGPETYTIDAAKRMKYDQLFPVEAKKFGYDPKSVAHKSIEDALDDRVKKKADRYCK